The proteins below come from a single Gordonia sp. X0973 genomic window:
- a CDS encoding nitroreductase family protein produces MRRGDRMASAAQAAENFRFFGAPHLALITTDAEQRVYGAVDAGLYAATFLYAAESRGIAAIPQAALAMQSPFLREYFDIPADRKILMGISFGYSDEGHPANGYRTSRASVGDVVRFVDG; encoded by the coding sequence GTGCGGCGCGGCGACCGGATGGCCTCGGCGGCGCAGGCCGCGGAGAACTTCCGGTTCTTCGGCGCCCCGCATCTGGCGTTGATCACGACCGACGCCGAGCAGCGGGTGTACGGCGCGGTGGACGCGGGCCTCTACGCCGCGACCTTCCTGTACGCGGCGGAGAGTCGGGGCATCGCCGCGATCCCGCAGGCGGCACTCGCCATGCAGAGCCCGTTCCTGCGGGAGTATTTCGACATCCCGGCCGACCGCAAGATCCTGATGGGGATCTCCTTCGGCTACTCCGACGAGGGGCATCCGGCGAACGGCTATCGCACCTCACGCGCGTCGGTGGGCGACGTGGTCCGCTTCGTCGACGGATAG
- a CDS encoding MmgE/PrpD family protein, translating into MTTLIEQLARFAVEVTATDLPDDVVHESQRILLDTLGCAVASLDDEGAQRGVAHGRVIGAGTPESSVIGTREKVSHLGAAFANAELVNALDQDAVLPPGHVTPYVVPGALALAEATGASGATLLEALAIGHEMSYRIGKCTDYLRDIKDGVVVIPKVIGYASTLFGATAAVGKIKGFDAETMADALGIAGCSSPVNFQRSWMMHAPSTTIKYQLAGQMAFTALTAASLAELGHTGDRQLLDDREFGWPRFIGTSRWEPAPITDGLGQKWTFTPFQSFKPYPHCRVMHAIFDALTEIVDEQDLAPEDIESITAWGESFVLQPNWLNENITNPRDAQFSMTHGLAMAAHRIPPGKDWQTLEAVLRPSVLALTERSHFEPHPDHAAALAKDPAARVSKVEVRAHGKVFTGERAYPKGSPSKDPETYMTDEQLIAKFSHNVDGVVAETERKTVVDAAYALTGVDNVATILELLAPR; encoded by the coding sequence ATGACCACCCTGATCGAGCAATTGGCGCGGTTCGCCGTCGAGGTAACGGCGACGGACCTACCCGACGACGTCGTACACGAGTCGCAGCGCATCCTCCTCGACACCCTCGGGTGCGCGGTGGCCTCGCTCGACGACGAGGGCGCCCAGCGCGGTGTCGCCCACGGCCGGGTCATCGGTGCCGGCACCCCCGAATCGTCGGTGATCGGCACCCGCGAGAAGGTCTCGCACCTCGGCGCCGCCTTCGCCAACGCCGAACTCGTCAACGCCCTCGACCAGGACGCCGTGCTGCCCCCCGGCCACGTCACCCCCTACGTCGTGCCGGGGGCCCTCGCGCTCGCCGAGGCCACCGGCGCCTCCGGCGCCACCCTGCTCGAGGCGCTGGCCATCGGACACGAGATGTCCTACCGGATCGGCAAGTGCACCGACTACCTGCGCGACATCAAGGACGGCGTCGTCGTCATCCCGAAGGTCATCGGCTACGCCAGCACCCTGTTCGGGGCGACCGCCGCGGTCGGCAAGATCAAGGGATTCGACGCGGAGACGATGGCCGACGCGCTGGGGATCGCCGGCTGCTCGTCGCCGGTGAACTTCCAGCGATCCTGGATGATGCACGCCCCCTCGACCACGATCAAGTACCAGCTGGCCGGACAGATGGCCTTCACCGCGCTGACCGCGGCCAGCCTCGCCGAACTCGGCCACACCGGGGACCGGCAACTCCTCGACGACCGGGAGTTCGGGTGGCCGCGCTTCATCGGCACCTCGCGGTGGGAACCGGCGCCGATCACCGACGGACTCGGGCAGAAGTGGACCTTCACGCCGTTCCAGTCGTTCAAGCCCTACCCGCACTGCCGCGTCATGCACGCCATCTTCGACGCGCTCACCGAGATCGTCGACGAGCAGGACCTCGCGCCCGAGGACATCGAATCGATCACCGCGTGGGGCGAGAGCTTCGTCCTGCAGCCGAATTGGCTGAACGAAAACATCACCAACCCGCGCGACGCGCAGTTCTCCATGACCCACGGCCTGGCTATGGCCGCGCACCGCATCCCGCCGGGCAAGGATTGGCAGACGCTCGAGGCCGTGCTGCGCCCCTCGGTGCTCGCGCTGACCGAGCGCAGTCACTTCGAGCCGCACCCGGATCACGCCGCCGCCCTGGCCAAGGACCCGGCCGCCCGTGTGTCGAAGGTGGAGGTCCGCGCCCACGGCAAGGTCTTCACCGGCGAGCGCGCCTACCCCAAGGGCTCGCCGTCGAAGGACCCGGAGACCTACATGACCGACGAGCAACTGATCGCGAAGTTCAGCCACAACGTCGACGGGGTGGTCGCCGAGACCGAGCGCAAGACGGTCGTCGACGCGGCGTACGCCCTGACCGGCGTCGACAACGTCGCGACGATCCTCGAGCTGCTGGCGCCCCGATAG